One stretch of Hevea brasiliensis isolate MT/VB/25A 57/8 chromosome 12, ASM3005281v1, whole genome shotgun sequence DNA includes these proteins:
- the LOC110655918 gene encoding SKP1-like protein 1A yields MSTDKKITLKSLDGETFEVDEAVALESQTIKHMIEVIEDDCADNCIPLPNVTSKILSKVIEYCKKHVDTSKSDDRPSSVDDELKAWDAEFVKVDQATLFDLILAANYLNIKSLLDHTCQTVADKIKGKTPEEIRTTFNIRDEFTPEEEEEVRRENQWAFE; encoded by the exons ATGTCAACAGACAAGAAAATCACTTTGAAAAGCTTAGACGGAGAGACCTTTGAGGTGGATGAGGCGGTGGCTCTGGAATCGCAGACGATAAAGCACATGATAGAGGTGATAGAGGACGATTGCGCAGATAACTGTATCCCTCTGCCTAATGTCACCAGCAAAATTCTCTCTAAGGTAATTGAGTACTGTAAGAAGCATGTCGATACCTCCAAGTCTGATGATCGTCCTTCTTCTGTCGATGACGAGTTGAAGGCCTGGGACGCTGAGTTCGTCAAAGTTGATCAGGCTACTCTCTTCGATCTCATCCTG GCTGCCAACTATCTAAACATCAAGAGCTTGCTGGATCACACTTGTCAGACAGTGGCAGACAAGATCAAGGGCAAAACTCCAGAGGAAATTCGCACGACTTTCAACATCAGGGATGAATTTACACCTGAGGAAGAGGAGGAAGTTCGCAGAGAAAACCAATGGGCCTTTGAGTGA
- the LOC110655919 gene encoding SKP1-like protein 1B, with product MSTGKKITLKSSDGETFEVDEAVALESQTIKDAIEVSCADNGIPLPNVTSKILSKVIEYCKKHVETSKSDDRPSVDDKLKVWDAEFVKVDQATLFDLILAAKYLNIKSLLDHTCQTAADMIKGKTPEEICATFNIRNDFTPEKEEEVRRENQWAFE from the exons ATGTCAACAGGCAAGAAAATCACTTTGAAAAGCTCAGACGGAGAGACCTTTGAGGTGGATGAGGCGGTGGCTCTGGAATCGCAGACGATAAAGGACGCGATAGAGGTCAGTTGCGCAGATAACGGTATCCCTCTGCCTAATGTCACCAGCAAAATTCTCTCTAAGGTAATTGAGTACTGTAAGAAGCATGTCGAGACCTCCAAGTCTGATGATCGTCCTTCTGTTGATGACAAGTTGAAGGTCTGGGACGCTGAGTTCGTCAAAGTTGATCAGGCTACTCTCTTCGATCTCATCCTG GCTGCCAAATATCTAAACATCAAGAGCTTGCTGGATCACACTTGTCAGACAGCAGCAGACATGATCAAGGGCAAAACTCCAGAGGAAATTTGCGCGACTTTCAACATCAGGAATGACTTTACACCTGAGAAAGAGGAGGAAGTTCGCCGAGAAAACCAATGGGCCTTTGAGTGA
- the LOC110655916 gene encoding uncharacterized protein LOC110655916 isoform X1 — protein sequence MEPVALLVDKIKGLAKSGQGFVDGLLHRRENFTRRNPIEILKRLQREAFSDLMKLRDRQDKVERTLSFYKASKRSPFQEASTHVRGEIDVLGAILLLGNVDQRHHDALGRAGIKTGIDSRFTFETTIREKDALLAELVGTTKCDDEVSLSALSLAKVSYIANISDWFSAIASPVGAQFRDLGITTNSLNQGLTDLSCVGPPLLNQPNGSTIGLKVRKSNVTASMAQSVSGFGMQPCSDGIGRCFSTFGGLVCQLPRGIKLSLLGVHQLRKSSSHHAKLGALAIPMAFLKHHKAPETMVEASAPLSETNTLQTFSTGSIVVKVETELDENTTISGWIEMNNSNSNPLQWAVNLFDDSEDESGWRMCVSGMMAEGSRKWTHLQAESYLKLNLGNKFSIKPGIAYAVESNARIFALMLRSNWSF from the exons ATGGAGCCTGTGGCTTTGTTGGTAGACAAAATTAAAGGGCTTGCTAAATCTGGCCAAGGATTCGTCGACGGTCTTCTTCATCGCCGGGAAAATTTTACTCGCCGAAATCCG ATTGAGATCCTGAAGCGGTTGCAACGAGAAGCATTTTCAGATCTAATGAAACTTAGGGACAGGCAAGACAAGGTTGAGCGAACGCTTTCCTTCTATAaagcatccaagagaagtccaTTTCAAGAAGCCAGTACCCATGTGAGGGGAGAGATTGATGTGCTGGGGGCAATATTATTGTTGGGCAATGTTGATCAGCGGCATCACGATGCTCTTGGTAGAGCAGGAATTAAAACTGGAATTGATTCAAGGTTCACTTTTGAAACAACTATCCGGGAGAAGGACGCACTTCTGGCTGAGCTTGTGGGAACTACAAAATGTGATGACGAAGTTTCACTAAGTGCACTTTCTCTGGCAAAGGTATCATACATAGCAAATATTAGTGACTGGTTCTCTGCAATTGCATCCCCAGTGGGAGCTCAGTTCAGAGATCTTGGAATCACTACCAACTCTTTGAACCAG GGCCTGACTGATCTTTCATGTGTTGGGCCACCACTCTTGAATCAGCCTAATGGTAGTACAATTGGCTTGAAAGTAAGAAAATCAAATGTGACTGCTTCAATGGCTCAGTCTGTTTCTGGATTTGGAATGCAACCATGTTCTGATGGAATTGGGCGGTGCTTCAGTACATTCGGCGGACTTGTCTGTCAACTACCTAGAGGAATAAAACTCTCACTTTTGGGTGTCCACCAGTTACGAAAATCATCTAGTCACCATGCCAAGCTTGGAGCCCTCGCCATTCCCATGGCCTTTCTGAAGCATCATAAAGCTCCTGAGACAATGGTCGAAGCATCTGCTCCATTGTCAGAAACAAACACCCTTCAAACTTTCTCAACAGGATCAATTGTTGTGAAGGTGGAGACAGAACTTGATGAGAACACTACAATTAGTGGTTGGATTGAAATGAACAATTCGAATTCCAACCCGTTACAATGGGCTGTCAACTTGTTCGATGATTCTGAAGATGAATCTGGATGGCGTATGTGTGTAAGTGGGATGATGGCTGAGGGTTCCCGTAAATGGACCCATTTGCAGGCCGAATCATACCTAAAATTAAATTTAGGGAACAAATTCAGTATAAAACCAGGCATTGCATATGCAGTGGAAAGTAATGCCAGAATATTTGCCCTCATGCTTCGGTCGAACTGGTCCTTCTGA
- the LOC110655916 gene encoding uncharacterized protein LOC110655916 isoform X2, with the protein MKLRDRQDKVERTLSFYKASKRSPFQEASTHVRGEIDVLGAILLLGNVDQRHHDALGRAGIKTGIDSRFTFETTIREKDALLAELVGTTKCDDEVSLSALSLAKVSYIANISDWFSAIASPVGAQFRDLGITTNSLNQGLTDLSCVGPPLLNQPNGSTIGLKVRKSNVTASMAQSVSGFGMQPCSDGIGRCFSTFGGLVCQLPRGIKLSLLGVHQLRKSSSHHAKLGALAIPMAFLKHHKAPETMVEASAPLSETNTLQTFSTGSIVVKVETELDENTTISGWIEMNNSNSNPLQWAVNLFDDSEDESGWRMCVSGMMAEGSRKWTHLQAESYLKLNLGNKFSIKPGIAYAVESNARIFALMLRSNWSF; encoded by the exons ATGAAACTTAGGGACAGGCAAGACAAGGTTGAGCGAACGCTTTCCTTCTATAaagcatccaagagaagtccaTTTCAAGAAGCCAGTACCCATGTGAGGGGAGAGATTGATGTGCTGGGGGCAATATTATTGTTGGGCAATGTTGATCAGCGGCATCACGATGCTCTTGGTAGAGCAGGAATTAAAACTGGAATTGATTCAAGGTTCACTTTTGAAACAACTATCCGGGAGAAGGACGCACTTCTGGCTGAGCTTGTGGGAACTACAAAATGTGATGACGAAGTTTCACTAAGTGCACTTTCTCTGGCAAAGGTATCATACATAGCAAATATTAGTGACTGGTTCTCTGCAATTGCATCCCCAGTGGGAGCTCAGTTCAGAGATCTTGGAATCACTACCAACTCTTTGAACCAG GGCCTGACTGATCTTTCATGTGTTGGGCCACCACTCTTGAATCAGCCTAATGGTAGTACAATTGGCTTGAAAGTAAGAAAATCAAATGTGACTGCTTCAATGGCTCAGTCTGTTTCTGGATTTGGAATGCAACCATGTTCTGATGGAATTGGGCGGTGCTTCAGTACATTCGGCGGACTTGTCTGTCAACTACCTAGAGGAATAAAACTCTCACTTTTGGGTGTCCACCAGTTACGAAAATCATCTAGTCACCATGCCAAGCTTGGAGCCCTCGCCATTCCCATGGCCTTTCTGAAGCATCATAAAGCTCCTGAGACAATGGTCGAAGCATCTGCTCCATTGTCAGAAACAAACACCCTTCAAACTTTCTCAACAGGATCAATTGTTGTGAAGGTGGAGACAGAACTTGATGAGAACACTACAATTAGTGGTTGGATTGAAATGAACAATTCGAATTCCAACCCGTTACAATGGGCTGTCAACTTGTTCGATGATTCTGAAGATGAATCTGGATGGCGTATGTGTGTAAGTGGGATGATGGCTGAGGGTTCCCGTAAATGGACCCATTTGCAGGCCGAATCATACCTAAAATTAAATTTAGGGAACAAATTCAGTATAAAACCAGGCATTGCATATGCAGTGGAAAGTAATGCCAGAATATTTGCCCTCATGCTTCGGTCGAACTGGTCCTTCTGA